A genomic stretch from Lathyrus oleraceus cultivar Zhongwan6 chromosome 2, CAAS_Psat_ZW6_1.0, whole genome shotgun sequence includes:
- the LOC127119253 gene encoding protein DMR6-LIKE OXYGENASE 2: MNLDLKISNKMKSFQLANESSPLSVTPNNFILPESKRPNHSEVKSLDSIPIIDLSYSHDNNPPSLEVIHKISKACEEFGFFQVVNHGVPEQVCHKMMKAITNLFELPSEERESLYSTDHTKSVRFLNYYLKVEGGEKIKCWSECFSHPWYPIDDTISLLPEKIRTQYREAFTEYAKEIGSLVRRLLGLISIGLGLEEDCLLKKLGEQPRQRAQANFYPPCPDPELTMGLTEHTDLNALTVLLQSEVSGLQVNKDGKWISVPFVPNAFVINLADQIQVLSNGRYKSVLHRAVTNNVSQRVSMAMFYGPSVDNTVGPIQVLIDEEHPPKYRNYRFSEFLEEFFKQEGRRRMVKEAFELPNEN, from the exons ATGAACTTAGATCTCAAAATTTCTAATAAAATGAAGTCATTCCAATTAGCCAACGAGTCTTCTCCCCTTTCTGTAACTCCCAACAATTTCATCCTCCCAGAAAGCAAAAGACCAAACCATTCAGAGGTTAAATCTCTAGACTCAATCCCCATAATTGATTTGAGTTACTCTCATGACAACAACCCTCCATCCTTGGAAGTTATTCACAAGATTTCAAAGGCTTGTGAGGAATTTGGTTTCTTTCAAGTTGTGAACCATGGTGTTCCTGAACAGGTTTGCCATAAAATGATGAAAGCCATTACTAACCTTTTTGAACTGCCGTCAGAGGAAAGAGAGAGTCTCTATTCAACCGATCATACCAAGAGTGTAAGATTTCTCAATTATTATCTTAAAGTGGAAGGTGGAGAAAAAATCAAGTGCTGGAGTGAATGTTTCAGTCATCCATGGTATCCTATTGATGATACCATTTCTCTTCTACCAGAAAAAATTAGAACTCAATACAG AGAGGCTTTCACTGAATATGCAAAGGAAATAGGTTCATTGGTGAGAAGACTTTTAGGTTTGATATCAATAGGGCTTGGCTTAGAGGAGGATTGTTTGTTGAAGAAGTTAGGTGAGCAGCCTAGACAAAGAGCACAAGCAAATTTCTATCCACCATGTCCAGATCCAGAGTTAACCATGGGTCTAACTGAGCATACTGATCTCAATGCTCTCACTGTACTTTTGCAATCAGAAGTTTCCGGTCTTCAAGTTAACAAAGATGGGAAATGGATTTCTGTACCTTTTGTTCCCAATGCTTTTGTCATCAATCTAGCTGATCAAATTCAG GTTCTAAGCAACGGAAGATACAAAAGTGTACTTCATAGGGCTGTTACGAATAATGTGAGTCAACGAGTGTCTATGGCGATGTTTTATGGACCAAGCGTAGACAATACTGTTGGTCCAATTCAAGTTTTGATAGATGAAGAACACCCTCCTAAGTATCGAAATTATCGTTTCTCGGAGTTTCTTGAAGAATTCTTCAAGCAAGAAGGAAGAAGGAGGATGGTGAAGGAAGCCTTTGAATTGCCAAATGAAAATTAA